The following is a genomic window from Amycolatopsis sp. BJA-103.
GCGTACCGCCTTCCCGGCGGGGTCGCCGCGACCCTCGGCGCCCTGCAACCCCTGATGGTGGCCCTGCTCGCGCTACCGGTACTTCGCGTCCGGACACCGGCGCCGATCCTGCTCGCGGCGATCGCGGGGGCCGGCGGTGTCGCCCTGCTGACGCTCTCGTCGGAGGCCCGGCTCGACTCGCTCGGCCTGGCCGCCATGCTCGGCGCCGTCGGACTCGTCGCCGTGGCACTGGTCCTCGCCAAGAAATGGGGCCGCCCCGAACATCCCTTGGCGATGACCGGCTGGCAGCTGACCCTGGGCGGTCTCGTCCTCGCCCCGGCGACGCTCCTGTTCGAAGGCCTCCCCGGCTCGCTGACGACCGCGAACCTGCTCGGCTACGGCTACATCGGCATCGTCACCACCGCGCTGGCGTATCCGCTGTGGTTCCGCGGCATCGACCGCCTGGCCCCGGCGTCGGTCTCCCTGCTCACGCTGACCAACCCGCTGGTCGCCACCGCCGCCGGGTTCCTCGTGCTCGGCCAGACCCTCACCGGCTGGCAGCTCACCGGATTCGCCGTCGCCCTCTCCGCCTTGACGCTCAGCCAGACATTGACCGCCGTTCGCGCAGGAGCCCGGCGAGTTCGATGACCGTCGGGTGGTCGAACAGCACGCGTGCGGGCAGTTCCAGCCCGGTCAGGTCGCGGAGCCGGGTGCGCAGGTCGATGACGGCCAGCGAGTCGAGCCCGAGGTCGGTGAACGGTTTGTCCTCGGGGATCGTGTCCGGATCCTGGTGGCCGAGGACTTCGGCGAGCTCGACGCGGAGCAGGTCTCGCAGTTCCTCCTCCGAGGGTCGCTCCGGCCAGCGCCGGTCCGGCGAGGGCGGCGCCGGTCTCGACGCGGGGCGTCCGAGTCCGTCGGCGATCGGCGGCAGGCCGGCGGCCGTGGGGTCGAGCCGGGCGGCGATCAGGACCGGTTCGGCATGCCCGATCGCGGCATCGAACAGGGCCAGCCCCTGCTCCAGGGTCAGCCCGGCCACCCCGGAAGCCTGGATGCGGTGCCTCGCCACTTCGGGAATCAGCGCTCCGAGCCCGGCCTCCAGATCCCAGAGGCCCCAGACGATCGACGTGGCGGGCAGGCCTTCGGCGCGCCGTCGGACGGCCAGCGCGTCGAGAGAGCGGTTCGCGGCTGCGTAGTTCGCCTGCCCGGCGTTGCCGAAAGTGCCTGCCAGGGAAGAGAACAGCACGAAAGCCGAAAGCGGGAGATGCCGGGTCGCCTCGTGCAGGACCTGGGCGCCGTCGGCCTTCGGGCGGAAAACGGTGTCGAGCCCCGCGGTCGTCTGCGCGGTGAACGCGGCGTCGGCGACGACCGCCGCGGAGTGCACGACGGCGGTCAACGGCGGATCGCACGAGTCGACCAGCTGCCGGACGACGGCCGGATCGGCGATGTCGCCGTCGACGATCCGCACGTCGGCGGGCAGCCGGAGGAGCTCTTCCGCGCCCGGTGCGGCGAGGCCGCGACGGCTGACGAGCAGCAGATGCCGGATACCGTGCGCGGACACGAGATGGCGGGCCAGCGCCGCGCCGAGCGCACCGGTGCCGCCGGTGATCAGCACGGTGCCCGCCGGATCGATCGGCCGGGCGGGCGCGGGCGCGGTCCGGGCGATCCGCAACGCGTGCGGCACGCCGTCCCGGATCGCCAGCTGGGGTTCGGGGTTGCCGCCGACGAGTTCGCGCACCTTCTCCACGGGGACTTCGGCGCCGGCTTCGACCACGGTGACCAGGCCGCGGTACTCGGTCGAGGCGGCTGTCCCGAGCCCGAAGACCGCCGCTCCCGCCGGATCGGTCGCGGCACGGGTGACGACGACCGTGCGTTCCCCGCGCGGGACCGTGTCCTGCAGCGCGGTGAGTACGGTCCGGACGTCGTCGCCGTCGATGACCCGGACGTCGTCGGCGCGCGCGGCCGGGACGGGGACCCACTGCGGGTAGTAGAGCATTGTGCTCCCGGCTGGCAGTGGCCGGGTGAGCAGGGATTCCACCACCGCGACGGGCATTCCATCGGGGTCGAAGAGTTCGACGCGGGCTTCGCCGGGACCTGTCCGTACACAGTGGACTCGAGCCCTGCGCGCGGCGGGGGCGAAGACGTGGACGCCGCTCCAAAGGAACGGCA
Proteins encoded in this region:
- a CDS encoding EamA family transporter, producing the protein MAIIAERPVVPGEPSSARPNLRDAGLAALAPASWGTVYVVTATLLPPDRPLLAAVLRALPAGLLLLALTRRLPHGSWWWKTAVLGMLNFGAFLPLIFLAAYRLPGGVAATLGALQPLMVALLALPVLRVRTPAPILLAAIAGAGGVALLTLSSEARLDSLGLAAMLGAVGLVAVALVLAKKWGRPEHPLAMTGWQLTLGGLVLAPATLLFEGLPGSLTTANLLGYGYIGIVTTALAYPLWFRGIDRLAPASVSLLTLTNPLVATAAGFLVLGQTLTGWQLTGFAVALSALTLSQTLTAVRAGARRVR